In Leucoraja erinacea ecotype New England chromosome 11, Leri_hhj_1, whole genome shotgun sequence, the following are encoded in one genomic region:
- the ccng1 gene encoding cyclin-G1 has product MIGIETEGARVEVVAAVNQLNRHLEQEPKYQPRISGLKDIESAHENGIRMTVRLRDLEIKDLLSLSQFFGFSTDTFVLAVSLLDRFLGLMKVQPKHLCCVGLCCMYLAVESIEEERTVPQVSELIGISQCRFTVSDMRRMEGIILDKLHWRLKGPTALNFLRLFHELVQNCSTSDRKEMLNLERLESQLKACSCRFIFSKTKGSVLALSILALEVQTQGLLEVNETVESLRLHCKISDPDLFYWKELVAKCLAEYSSTACSRPNHKKLMWIVSRSTSRQLKSCHRITPLPTIPEAAACTEPET; this is encoded by the exons ATGATCGGAATTGAAACGGAAGGAGCACGAGTTGAAGTCGTGGCAGCGGTGAACCAGCTGAACAGGCATCTGGAACAAGAACCCAAGTATCAGCCCAGGATCAGCGGCTTGAAGGACATTGAGTCGGCACATGAGAATGGGATCCGAATGACAGTGAGACTGAGAGACCTTGAAATCAAGGATCTCCTCAGCCTCTCCCAGTTCTTTGGTTTCAGCACCGATACCTTTGTCTTGGCCGTATCTCTGCTTGACCGATTCCTGGGTCTAATGAAG GTCCAGCCGAAACACTTGTGCTGTGTTGGCCTGTGCTGTATGTACCTAGCTGTGGAGAGCATCGAGGAGGAGCGCACTGTTCCACAGGTCAGCGAATTGATTGGAATCAGTCAGTGCAGATTCACGGTGTCGGATATGAGGAGGATGGAGGGTATTATTCTGGACAAGCTGCACTGGAGGCTGAAGGGACCGACTGCCTTGAACTTTCTGCGATTGTTCCACGAGCTTGTCCAGAACTGTTCCACGTCTGACAG gaaggagatgctgAATCTTGAGCGACTCGAATCCCAACTCAAAGCTTGTAGTTGTCGCTTTATCTTCTCCAAGACGAAA GGGTCTGTCTTGGCCCTGTCGATCCTGGCACTGGAGGTCCAAACTCAAGGGTTGCTCGAAGTAAACGAGACTGTGGAGAGCCTGCGGTTACACTGCAAA ATAAGCGACCCTGATTTATTCTACTGGAAGGAACTTGTTGCAAAGTGTTTAGCAGAGTATTCGTCAACCGCGTGCTCCAGGCCAAATCACAAAAAACTGATGTGGATTGTGTCGAGGAGCACATCTAGGCAGCTTAAGAGTTGCCATCGTATCACTCCCCTCCCGACGATCCCTGAAGCCGCTGCTTGCACTGAACCAG AAACTTAA